One genomic segment of Choristoneura fumiferana chromosome Z, NRCan_CFum_1, whole genome shotgun sequence includes these proteins:
- the LOC141428216 gene encoding UDP-glycosyltransferase UGT5-like encodes MDGLHFLLLFLSVVCSCQCANILYVIPFTSKSHYILLRPIGLELAQRGHNVTAITAFKETEHPPSYHQVIADDKKIWDISEGGRPNVFTMVDISEEEFHAKILWGGGLASTKVALESKMVQDFLKKDNTFDLVISENFFQEALYLLAYKYDTPLVLVTTFGNCMRNNIVMRNSLQLATVISEFIVINDPSSFMGRFRNFYFAVYEYFWWRFWYLEKQMALAKKYIPNLPEPIPSLEEMQRNASLFLMNGHFSFDTPAAYLPNLIEVGGLHLNHKFDKLPEDLYNILNKSKNGVVYMSFGSNVHSSELPLDKKNAFLNVFKKLKYTVLWKWEEENLDGKPDNLIIRKWLPQKEILAHPNVKVFISHGGLIGTQEAVFHGVPIVGVPIYCDQYNNLLQAQHAGMGEILRYHDINEEKFENILRTVLENDLYRVKAKEMSKRFQDRPMTALDTAMYWIEYVIRNKGANFMKNPAVNLSWYAYYMLDVFAFLLLVLAVFVFIVLKIFRYFLPKEIPKKQKSKRN; translated from the exons ATG GACGGTTTACATTTTTTGCTGCTCTTCTTAAGCGTAGTGTGTAGCTGCCAGTGCGCGAACATCCTTTACGTGATTCCTTTTACTTCAAAATCGCATTATATCCTGTTGAGGCCTATTGGTTTGGAATTGGCTCAAAGAGGTCACAATGTCACGGCCATCACTGCGTTCAAGGAGACCGAACACCCGCCATCATATCATCAGGTTATAGCtgatgacaagaaaatttgggATATTtcag AAGGAGGACGGCCGAATGTTTTTACAATGGTCGACATATCAGAAGAGGAGTTCCATGCAAAAATTCTATGGGGTGGTGGCCTAGCATCCACTAAAGTCGCCCTTGAGTCCAAAATGGTCCAAGATTTCCTGAAGAAAGACAACACATTTGATTTAGTTATCAGCGAAAACTTCTTTCAAGAAGCTTTGTACCTTCTAGCGTATAAATACGATACTCCATTGGTTTTAGTTACCACCTTTGGTAACTGCATGAGGAACAATATTGTCATGAGAAATTCACTGCAGTTGGCTACAGTTATATCTGAATTCATAGTAATTAATGACCCAAGCAGTTTCATGGGACGGTTCAGAAACTTTTATTTTGCTGTTTACGAATATTTTTGGTGGAGATTCTGGTATTTAGAAAAACAAATGGCATTAGCTAAGAAGTATATTCCGAATTTGCCTGAGCCGATCCCCAGTCTGGAAGAAATGCAGAGAAATGCGTCGTTGTTCCTTATGAATGGTCACTTCAGTTTTGACACTCCTGCAGCGTATCTACCTAATTTGATAGAAGTCGGTGGACTACATTTAAACCATAAATTTGACAAACTTCCTGAG GATTTATACAACATATTgaataaatcgaaaaatggaGTCGTTTACATGAGTTTTGGGTCTAACGTTCACAGCAGTGAACTACCGCTAGATAAAAAGAATGCGTTCCTTAACGTTTTTAAGAAACTTAAGTATACAGTATTATGGAAATGGGAAGAAGAGAACTTGGATGGAAAGCctgataatttaattataagaaAATGGCTGCCGCAAAAGGAGATTTTGG CGCATCCAAACGTCAAAGTGTTTATATCACACGGTGGTCTTATCGGGACCCAAGAAGCAGTGTTCCACGGTGTCCCCATCGTTGGTGTCCCAATATACTGCGACCAATACAACAATCTTCTACAAGCCCAACATGCTGGCATGGGCGAAATTCTTAGATACCACGACATAAATGAAGAGAAATTCGAGAACATTCTTCGTACTGTTTTAGAAAATGATTTATACAGAGTTAAAGCTAAAGAGATGTCTAAAAGATTTCAAGACAGACCGATGACTGCGCTTGACACTGCTATGTATTGGATCGAATATGTTATAAGGAACAAGGGTGCCAATTTTATGAAGAATCCAGCTGTTAATTTAAGCTGGTATGCGTATTACATGTTAGATGTTTTTGCATTCTTGTTGTTAGTATTggctgtatttgtatttattgtactcAAAATTTTTAGATATTTCTTACCCAAAGAAATTCCGAAGAAGCAGAAATCTAAACGCAATTAA